One part of the Denticeps clupeoides chromosome 8, fDenClu1.1, whole genome shotgun sequence genome encodes these proteins:
- the fhip2a gene encoding FHF complex subunit HOOK interacting protein 2A — MFSKFTSILQHAVEALAPSLPLQEDFVYHWKAITHYYIETTDDKAPVNDTNIPSHLEQMLDILTQEEEEHESGETGPCMEYLLHHKILETLYTLGKADCPPGMKQQVLSFYTKLLGRIHQPLLPHINVHRPVQKLIRLCGEVLAAPTENEEIQFLCIICAKLKQDPYLVSFFLENKAKRVENEAEVVRASLSAPDTGQKNEMAGAGSAAQSNPEDSSVVASNSTTPNNNYNLVGSLLNLTKSPDGRIVVKACEGLMLLASLPEAAAAKCLTESTELCELLTSRLCSFYQALPQSMDPLDIETVESVNWGLDVYNLKEDAAVFAGKRALISFLSWLDYCDHLIKEAQKSAAAVLARAVRKNFFVTVMEPQLMQTSEVGILTSTALLNRIIRQVTSEALLQEMILFLLGEDTCPETPGGITHVPLRHRLIEHCDHLSDEISIMTLRLFEQLLQKPNQHILHNLVLRSLEERNYAENKPQEEREPLENGQPHDAVDLEEDPLFSDLSPDNKLSSPDWLSCSPPHNSDHVKSDGKTEVHKIVNSFLCLVPDEAKSSSHVEGTGYDTYLRDAHRQFRDYCGICQRWDWRGTPKPFEKCNLDTPFFEGHFLKVLFDRMGRILDQPYEVNLQVTSVLSKLSLLPHPHLHEYLLDPYINLGPGCRSLFSVIVRVVGELMMRILRIPDFTPKLLLVRKRLLGMEPEGLAIDHVTLLEGVIVLEEFCKELAAIAFVKFHASASTSP; from the exons ATGTTCTCCAAATTTACCTCCATCCTCCAGCACGCTGTAGAGGCG CTTGCTCCATCGCTGCCTTTGCAGGAGGATTTTGTGTACCACTGGAAGGCCATTACTCACTATTACATAGAAACTACAG ATGACAAAGCTCCTGTGAATGACACCAACATCCCTTCCCACCTTGAGCAGATGCTGGACATTCTgacccaggaggaggaggagcatgaGTCTGGGGAGACAGGTCCATGCATGGAGTACCTACTACACCACAAAATTCTTGAAACGCTGTACACCCTTGGCAAGGCggat TGTCCTCCTGGAATGAAACAACAGGTTTTGAGTTTTTACACCAAACTTCTAGGGCGAATTCACCAGCCCCTGTTACCACACATCAATGTCCACAGGCCTGTACAG aaacTTATACGTCTGTGTGGGGAGGTCTTGGCTGCTCCCACTGAAAATGAAGAGATTCAGTTTCTCTGCATTATCTGTGCCAAACTCAAACAAGACCCCTACCTTGTCAGCTTCTTTCTAGAG AACAAGGCCAAGCGGGTGGAAAATGAGGCAGAGGTGGTTAGAGCGAGTCTGTCGGCTCCAGACACAGGCCAGAAAAATGAAATGGCTGGAGCAGGTTCAGCAGCACAGAGTAATCCAGAAGATTCCAGTGTGGTTGCTAGCAATTCAACAACACCCAATAACAACTACAACCTTGTCGGCTCCCTACTAAACCTCACAAAGAGCCCG GATGGACGAATCGTGGTGAAGGCTTGTGAGGGTCTTATGCTGCTGGCCAGCCTTCCTGAAGCAGCTGCTGCCAAATGCCTGACTGAGAGCACCGAGCTCTGTGAGCTTCTGACAAGCAGGCTTTGTTCCTTCTATCAGGCACTGCCTCAGTCCATGGACCCACTGGACATTGAAACAGTCGAGTCTGTAAACTGGGG GCTTGACGTTTATAATCTGAAGGAGGATGCTGCGGTGTTCGCTGGGAAGCGCGCACTCATCTCATTCCTGTCATGGTTGGATTACTGTGACCATCTTATAAAAGAAGCTCAAAAG tcagcagcagcagtgctTGCCAGAGCTGTGAGGAAGAATTTCTTCGTGACTGTCATGGAACCTCAGCTGATGCAGAC atctgAGGTTGGAATCCTGACCTCCACAGCCCTGCTGAACAGAATTATCAGGCAGGTAACCTCTGAGGCACTGCTGCAGGAGATGATCCTCTTTCTTCTGGGAGAGGACACCTGTCCAGAGACTCCTGGAGGGATCACCCATGTCCCGCTGAGGCACAGACTGATCGAGCACTGTGACCATCTGTCAGATGAG ATCAGCATCATGACCCTGAGGCTGTTcgagcagctgctgcagaagcCCAACCAGCACATCCTTCACAACCTTGTGTTGCGGAGCCTGGAGGAGAGGAACTACGCTGAAAACAAACCCCAGGAGGAGCGGGAGCCACTGGAGAATGGGCAGCCGCATGACGCCGT GGATCTTGAGGAGGATCCATTGTTTTCAGATCTCTCTCCTGACAACAAACTTTCCAGCCCTGACTGGCTGAGCTGCTCACCACCCCACAATTCAGATCATGTGAAGTCTGATGGGAAGACAGAGGTTCACAAGATAGTCAACAG TTTTTTGTGTTTAGTTCCCGATGAAGCAAAATCCTCCAGTCATGTAGAAGGCACTGGATATGACACATACCTTAGAGATGCACATAGACAG TTTCGGGATTACTGTGGGATCTGCCAAAGATGGGACTGGCGTGGCACCCCAAAGCCCTTCGAGAAATGCAACCTGGACACACCGTTTTTCGAAGGTCACTTTCTCAAAGTCCTTTTTGATAGGATGGGCCGTATTTTGGATCAG CCTTATGAAGTGAACCTGCAGGTGACGTCCGTACTTTCTAAACTTTCTCTCTTACCCCACCCACATCTGCATGAGTATTTGCTGGACCCCTACATAAACCTGGGACCAGGTTGTAGGTCCCTCTTCTCTGTCATAGTCCGG GTGGTTGGGGAACTTATGATGCGAATTCTCCGCATCCCAGATTTCACACCTAAACTTCTTTTAGTGAGGAAGAGGTTACTGGGGATGGAGCCAGAGGGCTTGGC GATCGACCATGTAACCTTGTTAGAGGGCGTCATTGTCCTGGAAGAATTTTGCAAAGAGCTGGCTGCCATTGCTTTTGTGAAGTTTCATGCCTCTGCTTCCACCTCCCCCTGA